One window of Cucurbita pepo subsp. pepo cultivar mu-cu-16 chromosome LG19, ASM280686v2, whole genome shotgun sequence genomic DNA carries:
- the LOC111781122 gene encoding uncharacterized protein LOC111781122 has translation MEIPPPTGSFPTSPEFEFWMVRNPSCPQPNLLSADELFVDGVLLPLHLVSNHCTSQSTEPNPKTDPEPPPSEPDPCDGPKLMRVSAETGSSLTSSQRWNIFKKSEKKNASGCQEDREKEKKKEKKTGNGSSSAELNINIWPFSRSRSAGNTFTRPKIFTGGQPGSRKFNSAPCSRSNSAGESKSRKWPSSPSHAGVHLGRSSPVWQVRRGGSAVKTSETLSRNAEKTARKEPTDAHRSKAAAASRVRVLNLNVPMCIGYRNHLSCRSDETSGLGAVGSGGGRSSSSGGVDGGSHGSDNNGNGGSVSNPGNSSSSTNLFSIRSLFTKKVH, from the coding sequence ATGGAGATTCCGCCGCCCACCGGCAGCTTCCCCACGTCGCCGGAGTTCGAGTTTTGGATGGTCCGGAACCCCTCTTGCCCTCAGCCTAATCTCCTCTCTGCTGATGAGCTCTTTGTCGACGGTGTTCTTCTTCCACTTCACCTTGTATCCAACCATTGTACCTCTCAATCTACTGAACCTAACCCGAAAACTGACCCGGAGCCTCCTCCTTCCGAACCCGATCCATGCGATGGCCCCAAATTGATGCGCGTTTCGGCGGAAACGGGTTCTTCGTTAACCTCGTCGCAGCGGTGGAACATTTTCAAGAAAAGCGAAAAGAAGAACGCCTCGGGTTGTCAGGAGGAtcgagagaaggagaagaagaaagagaagaagactGGAAATGGGTCTTCATCGGCCGAGTTAAACATCAATATTTGGCCATTTTCGCGTAGCAGATCCGCCGGGAATACTTTCACTAGGCCTAAAATTTTCACCGGCGGCCAACCCGGATCCCGGAAGTTTAACAGTGCGCCGTGTTCCCGCAGCAACTCCGCCGGTGAATCCAAGTCCAGGAAGTGGCCAAGCAGCCCAAGTCACGCCGGAGTCCATTTGGGTCGGAGTAGTCCGGTGTGGCAGGTCCGGCGCGGCGGATCCGCTGTCAAAACCTCCGAAACTCTCTCTCGCAACGCCGAAAAAACTGCCCGGAAAGAACCCACGGACGCCCACCGAAGCAAGGCCGCCGCCGCCTCTAGAGTAagagttttgaatttgaatgtcCCCATGTGTATTGGGTACAGAAACCACTTGAGCTGTAGAAGCGACGAGACCAGTGGACTTGGGGCTGTTGGCAGCGGTGGTGgcagaagcagcagcagcgGCGGCGTAGACGGCGGCAGCCATGGTTCCGACAACAACGGAAACGGCGGCAGTGTTAGTAATCCTGGAAATTCAAGTAGTTCTACCAATCTCTTTAGCATAAGAAGCCTTTTCACTAAGAAAGTGCATTAA